The following is a genomic window from Nitrososphaerota archaeon.
GCGACACCTTCGACTCCGCCAGCTACGTCCTCTTCGCGAGGAGCGGCCGGTACATGTGGAAGAGCGGGGTCCTGGCGTTCGACGTGATGAAGTACCTCCCGTGCAGCTGCCCCGTCTGCTCGAGGACGGGAGTCAGGGAGCTCCGCGAGCTTCCCGACCGGGAGAGGACGAAGGCGCTCTCGACGCACAACCTCTACGTCCTGAGGGAGGAGCTCGAGGCGTGCAAGGAGGCGATCTCCGAGGGGAGGCTCTGGGACCTCGTCGAGGAGAGGTCCATGGCGCACCCGAAGCTCAGGGAGGCGTTCGCCCGCCTGGCCGCGCACTCGAAGGAGCTCGCCGCCGGCACTCCAGCGCAGAAGGAGAAAGGGCTCTTCGTGAGGAGCGTCCTGGACCTCGCGAGGCCCGAGCTGGCGACGGCTGCCGAAAGGCTCGCCCGGATGTCCGTCAGGTCTTCTACGAAAGCGGTGGTCTCCGGCTCGGCGGAGGGGCGGATGAAGGGGGCGGACAGGTACCTCGTCCACCCCGTCCTCGGACCCTACCCCGCGGAGCTGCGGTTCGTCTACCCCTTCGGACAGACGGAAGCGGCCGAGGAGCAGCGGATCTGGGGGCCGGCGGAAGTCAGGAAGAAGCTGAAGAGCATGGGGTACTCGAAGGTCACCGTCGAGGGGGAGCGGACTGCAGGGCGGAAACGGCCTAAGAGTAGACCGAGCCGGCGGGGCGCTTCTCCTTCTCCTCCATCAGCTTCAGCTCGCTCTCGATGACCTCGGCCCCCTTGATCAGGGGCTCCGTGTTGGCGGCGAAGCCGTACCTCCTGGAGAGGAACTCGACCGCGGAGGCGGCCGCCCTCGGGTCGACCCTCTCGGTGTTGGAGTAGGCCAGGACGGCGAACGCCGGGAAGGAGTTCATCTCGAAGGCGTTGAGGAGGGACGCCACCGGGCCGACTATCATCCTGTCTTCCTCGAAGACCGGCTCCCCCTGGAACCCGGCTGCCCCGGCCATCGCTCCCGTCATCGCTATCTTGTACCTGCTGTCGTCGGACCTGAGGCTTTCGTCGAGCCCTCCTACGAGGGCGACCTCCTTCACACCGGAGGTGACCACCCACTCCGCCAGCTGGTGATAGAACTCGTTCTCCTTCTCCCGCACCGGGGACACTTCGGCCTTCAAGAGCGAGAGCGCGCCTGCGGAGTAGATCTCGTACGGGGTGGCGATCCTCCCCTCGGCCTGCGACGCCACCGCGGGCGCGTGCTCGTAGTCGATGAAGCACTTCCTCTGCGCCTTCAGCTCGGTGATGAGGAACTTGACGGTCCAGTATCCTGTCGCGCCGATGCCGTGGAACCCGGCTATCAGCGAGGTACCGTCCAGCTTCGTCCCCTGGGGGACCACCTTGAGGGCCATCTCTGAGACCCTCGCTTGCGGGGGCTCTTTAAGCAGGAGGCGGCCCGGGGGGCTCTGGCGCCTGGGCCCGGGGCGGGGACGTGCCCTCCCTCCCCTTCCTGAGCGATACCAGCGCCGCGACCAGGGCGACGACCGCCAGGGCCGCGACCGCGATGAGCCCGAGGACGAGCGGAGAAGAGGCCGCGAGCAGCCCTTCAGCGTGCGACGCGGAGGCGAATGAGACCGACTCGGAGGCGGCCATGCCGTCGCTCTGGGTGGCCACCACTGTGAGCTGGTGTATGCCGTCGGCCAGCGTCGACGAGTCCAGCGGCACCGAGTAGGAGCTCTGCCCTCCCGCCAGGGAGGCGATGGGGACCCCGTCGAGGGACACGATAAGAGAAGAGACCTGGGTCCCGTTGACGCTGACGGTGACCGAGCTCCCCGTGTACACCCCTGAGCTCGACGGCACCTGGACGGCTATGGACGGGAGCGCGGGGCTCAGCGCCGTGTAGGCGGAGCTCCGCAGGGACACGGTCGAGTTCTCGAGGGTGAGCGAGCCGAGGGAGGAGTCCTTCAGGGTTATCGTGCTCCCCACCGCAACCAGGTTCCCGCCCGTGACCCCCACCAGGGTGACGTTCGCGCCGGAGACGGTGAGGGTCCCCTGTATCTGTGAAGAAGACACCAGGACGCTGCCTCCGGAGATGGTGTCAGAGCCTGCGAAGACGTCCCCGGAGAGCGCGCTGGCCCCGGTGATGTTCGCCCCGCTGAACGCGACCCCCGAACCCTGGGACGGGAGGGTGTTGCCTGCGGCGAAGAGGTAGGGCTGTATCTGCACCCCCTGCTGGCCGGAGATGGCCGTGGAGGTAGGGACCCCGTCTGAGGTCAAGCCTGTGACGAAGACTTCGTAGCTCCCGGAGTAGGGGAGGATCCCGCCCGTCCCCGAAGCCGACCCGGCCGAATAGGGGGAGGGCATCGTCGCCTCTCCGGTCCACCTGTCGAGGGTGGCGTTGTAGGCGAGCTGGATGAGCTCTGAGCTCGCGTAGGCGGTGTGTATGGCCGTCGTGTACTCGCCCTGGAGGGAGGCAGGGTAGAGGGCAGCGGTGAACTCGCCGAACTTCGCCTCCGTCCCGTTCTGGTAGGCTATGTTGGCGACGACCGTCGCCTTCTCCCCCATGTACAGGGTCGAGGGCGAAAGCGACACAGAAGTCGTCAGCGGCGCCTGGGTGACCATGACCTGGCCGAAGAAGGACCCCGTCACGTTCCCGTTGGGGGTGTACGACGTGAAGCTAGAGCTCAGCTTGACGGTGTACAGGCCGGGGGTCGCCGACGCCGGGATGGCGAGCTGGCCGTAGAGCGTGGGGGCGCCGCCGTTGCAGACCCGGAGCGCCTGGGCGCAGGCCTGGTAGTAGAGCGAGGCCGTGGACACGTCGGCCCCCGCGGGGCTGACGAGGGTCGCCGTCACGTCGGACCCGACCGCCACCGCGCTTCCGAAGAGCCCTCCGGTCTCATAGGATGTCGAGAAGTACACGTTGACGGGGGCGATCGGGTCGGCGATTATGGTGAGCGCCTGGCCAGGGGAGGCCGAGCCCGGCTCGGCGGCGACCTCAGGGAAGATGTAGCTCGTCTGCAGGTAGACCCCGCTCGTTATGGGGGCGTATCCGTAGATGTCCCCTCCGAGGGCCAGCGTGGCCGGTCCGGCGGGGGCCGGGTTGCTGAGGAACCCCAAGAGGTTCCCCGGGGAGACGCTCGAGAGGGTCACCTGGTCGGAGACCCCGTAGGAGTTCCCGGAGATGGAGTACGACTCCACGAAGAGAGAAGCTGAAGTGTCAGGGGCGGCGACCCCGTTGAGGTCGGTCGCGTTGACCGCGACGGCGAGCGGCTGGGCCGGACTCCAGGACCAGGGGTCGGTGGGGAGGACGTAGCCGTAGTCAGGGGCCGAGAGCGAGCCGAGGTAGCCGGCGAAGATCTCCGCCATCGCCTGTCCGGACACCCCGCCGGAGGTCCCCTGGACCTGCACGTACGCGAGCCCCGACTGGGAGCCCATTGTGATCGAGCCCGTCCAGTTGCCGATGCTCGGCTGATAGGTCAGCGAGACTGGCGCCGTCCCTCCCGAAAGGGCCTGCAGTGATGCCGTGACGCTCCCGGTCGTCACGATGGAGCCGCCGGAGGCCACGCGGACGGAGACCGTCAACGCCTCTCCCTGGGTGAACTCGATCTGAGGGGCTCCCGCGCTGTTCAGGACCTCCCCCTGGATGTACAGCCCCGGAGAGGACGCTGTCGAGTTGAGCAGCGCGGCCAGCCCCCCCGCGTTGGGGGCGCCCCAGCCGGTGACGAGGTTGTACCCGTACCCCGCCTTCCATGGGATGTTGTACCCGAACGATATCGGATAGAACCCCTTTGCGTAGTCCGACGCGGAGTTCCCTACCTGATAGAGGAACGGGTTGGCCAGCCCCAGCGCGCCATTCGCCGACTGGGCCACGACCGCGAGCAGCCCGGCGAGCAGCGGGGACGACTCGGAGGTCCCACCTATCCCCACCACCTGCCCCGAGTCCACTATGAGAGAAGCCGGGTCGACCCCCGCCTGGAGCGCGACGTCCGGGACGAGCCTCCCGTCAGGGTAGGATGGGGGAGACGCCTGGGACGACTGGTACCACGGCCTCGGCTCGAGGATGCTGACCCCTCCTGTGCTCCCACCTGCGTTCGCCCCGTTGGGGACGTACGCCAAGTTGGACCAGGCGGTCTGGACCGAAGCGTTGGAGCCCGGCCCCGAGGCAGAGACGTAGGTCTGGGTGCCGCCCACGGATGTCACGAACGGAGAGGACGCGGGATAGCCGACCGTCCCTTCGGGGCCGCTGCTGTATCCGCTCCCCCCTGCGTCGCCGGAGGAGGCGAGGAAGGAGATGCCTTCCAGGGACCCCAGGGCGTAGTACTGGTCCGGCAGGAGGGCATCGAGGGTGAAGAAGGCGGTCCCTCCGAGGAGGGACGAGATTGAGTAGTACCACTCAGGGGTGCTGAAGCTCTGGGAGAGGGTGACCACCTTGTCCTCCTGGACGATCTGGGCGAGAGGGACCACGAGCGGGAGGGCCCCGTTGGAGACGTAGAGGTCTATCGCCGCCCCGGGCGCCATGGTGTGGGCCGACTCCACGTCGAGCGAGACCTCGGTGCTCCAACCAAGGGCGGCGCCGAGGTTGGGGTCGTAGGGGCCCACAGGGGTGACATTCAGCGTCGAGGCGGGGATGCCGAACTGGGCGTCGTACTGGGCCAGGTCAGAGGCTATGGTCGGCGAGCCGTAGTAGTCGAGGATCCCGACCGTCTCGCCTGCCCCGGTGTGCCCCGCCGAATAGAGCGAGGTGAGGTTGTAGACCTGCTGGAGGCTCTTCATGGTCATCGTCGCCGCTGTGAAAGAGACGTTCCCGCCGGGGGCGGAGGCCCCGCCGTAGGCCGGCCTGGTGAAGAGGAAGGTGGCGTTGGAGGAGTAGACATAGGCTCCCATGAAAGTCGGCCCTCCGGTGGTGGTGTAGTACGACGACGTCCCGTTGGAGTAGATGTCCACCCCGGTGTGGAAGGCGGAGGCGAGCTGGGACGGGGTCGCCTCGGCGACTATCACAGAGTCCAGCGCCGTCATGTCGATGGAGAACCCGTCGGACTGCAGGAAACTCAGGAGGCTGGAGTAGGCGGCGGTAGGGAGGAACTCCGACTTCACCTCGGACGGGGTGAGGAAGTGCCTGTAGGAGGGGGAGGCGGGGTCGGACACCTGGGTCACGAGCGAGTCGAGGACCGCCACGTTGCGGAGAGGGATCGCGAACGTGACCAGGATCGGAAGGTCGCCAGGCGCCGCCCCCTTCAGGGAGTACGAGGAGGCGAACGGAGGGCGTTGGACGGGAGGGGTGGCGGCACTGACAGACGGGGACGCGGCGGCGTGGACGGCGAAGGCGGGGACCCCGGCGGAGGCGGCCAGCAAAAGCGCGACAAGCACCGGCGCCAGCCGGGAAAAGCTCAACGTGTCTGCCGGGCTCGGGCGGGATTTAAGGGAATTTGCGCGCGGTTCTGGGGAGTTCACGGTCGCCGTCCATCAAGATGGGACAAGTGGCTACTGCACTGCCTCGATCCCGGAGCCTGTGACTGACCACCCTGGCAAGGGGAACGAGGTCGAGGCGGTTCCCTGCGAGATATGCGGAGCCAAGGTCGAAGTGAGAAACGAGGAGTCTTCATAAGGGACAAGTGGGGTCAAGCCCTGAGTGGAACATGCGGCAGGCGATCATCGCTCTCCTAGCCATCCTAATGCTGACGCTTGGTCTGAGCGCCGGATACTTCGGTGGAGTAAGCAGTCGCCAAACCACCACCGTAACGGCAACCACGACAGACTTCACGACGATACGGGCTCCTTACTCCTTCCAGAGGTGCGACATGAGCTACGACTCGCTCGATAACCGACCGACGACGATTGAGGGGACGAAGAGCAACACCTCCGTGATCCTGTTTTACCTCAATTCCACTGCTTCTGTCTGTGTGGATATCCGCTCGACAAACATCAACAGCACTGCCTATGGCAGAGCGCTGACCCCGCTCGTGTTGGTTGACCAGAAAGGTCAATGGGTGACCTCAACCGGCCTCAATGAGACGGTTTACCCACCACTCCAGTTCCCGGCGAACACTGACAGCTGGTTTGTCTTCAGGATAACAGTCGTGAACGCAACACCTGCCATCTATCTGCTTGGCTTTCCAAACCAGTGCTGGAGTTTCCCCTTTGCGGTCACGGTCGCTGTGGGATATCCAGTACCGCAGTTACAGCAGACGGTATTCAATCTACCTAACTACGTGAACCTTGGGTGCAGCCTTGGGGATGGATACAGCTATGTGGTAGGATACTCCAACCTTACGGCAACCTACACCAAATAGCTCCAACCACGAGTCAACGCCGAGAACGAGCAAAGTCACCGGAATCCCGCGGAGAAAGGCTTAACTAGATTGGAAAATCGCGCTTTTCAAGAGTTCACGAACAGATGGAAGTGAAGGTACTGGGAGCCGCCAGGCAGGTCGGCCGCTCCGCGTTTCTCGTATCGCACAAGGACACAAAGATCCTGCTCGACTACGGGGCCATGACCACGAAGGTCCCGGGGTTCCCGATGCACGTCCCCCCGAAGGGGATCAAGGGGATAGTCCTTTCCCACGCCCACCTGGACCATTCGGGCGCGGCGCCTCTGCACTTCCTCGGGGGCGACATGAAGCTCCACGCGACCCCTGTGACGTCAGAGCTTTCGAACCTCCTGATCCAGGACTTCATCAAAATATCAGGGCAGTACCTGCCGTTCGAGTTCCTCGACCTGATGGCGATGAACTCCAACACGGTCAACCATGGCTACCTTGAGCCGTTCCAGGTCGGAGACTTCAACGTCCAGTTCTACGACGCCGGGCACATCCCGGGGTCGGCGGTCGTCGCGGTGGAGGCGGGGAACAAGCGCCTCATCTACACGGGGGACATCAACGGAGAGGAGACGAACCTCCTCGCGGGGTCCTGGAAGAACCTCGGCGAGGCCGACATGGTGATAACCGAGAGCACCTACGCCACCGCCGACCACCCCGGCAGGAAGAAGGCTGAGGCAGAGTTCGTCGACTTCGCCAACGCGGTGGTCGAGAGGGGAGGGATACTGCTCGTCCCGGCGTTCTCCGTTGGGAGGGCGCAGGAGGTGGCCATGACCCTGGTCAGGTCCGGGTTCAAGCACCCCATAGCCATGGACGGGATGGCCCTCAAGGTGAACGGGATACTGCTGAGATACCAAGAGTTCCTCCGTGACCCTGCGGCGCTCCGGAAGACGCTCGAGACGATACAGGAGGCGACCAGCTGGAGCCAGAGGCGGGGGCTTGTCAGGAGGCCCGGGGTCATCGTGTCGCCTGCGGGGATGCTTGTCGGGGGAGCTTCGATCTTCTACAACGAGCACCTTTCGATGGACGAGAAGAACGCCATCGCGATCGTGAGCTTCCAGGTGCCCGGGACACCGGGGAGGACGCTCATCGAGAAGGGGCTGACGATATACAGAGGGAAGCCGACCAAGGTGAAGGCAGAGGTGAGGCGCTTCGACTTCTCTTCGCACTCGGGGAGGTCGAGCCTGCTGAGCGACCTGAAGGGGGTCGGTGGGTCGCCGAAGTTCCTGACGGTGCACGGGGAGGAGGAGTCGTGCCTCGCCCTCGCCAAGGAGCTCCACGACGGGTTCGGAGCGGAAGCCACGGCGGCCATGCCCGGCCAAGAGTTCACAGTCTAGCGCGACGCGAATCTTTCTGCAACCGCAGGCTCACGGGGTGCATCCCCTCGGGCTCGGCAGCTGTGTCCAGACGCCACCGCGCGCGGTGAGACTAAATACGCTGGGCGGCGCCCCGCCGTCAGATTGAGCGACCCCCAGGCCACCCTCCC
Proteins encoded in this region:
- the tgtA gene encoding tRNA guanosine(15) transglycosylase TgtA; translation: MRLDFEVKESDLLGRIGTLKVGSKTLETPYMFPVIHPVDQLIPTSELRSMGYGGLMTNSYILMKRRRDEVLEKGIHRLLDFDGTFITDSGGYQVLEYGDLDVGYGDVAKFEAGIGTELAVTLDRPTGYPQSRRVAKETVDYSLKNASATLREFGKEETAWVGPIQGGLYPDLVRRSARSLVKAGFGFLALGSPVQVMENYMYADLVEMVFAAKRAIPYSVPLHLFGAGHPLTMALAVALGCDTFDSASYVLFARSGRYMWKSGVLAFDVMKYLPCSCPVCSRTGVRELRELPDRERTKALSTHNLYVLREELEACKEAISEGRLWDLVEERSMAHPKLREAFARLAAHSKELAAGTPAQKEKGLFVRSVLDLARPELATAAERLARMSVRSSTKAVVSGSAEGRMKGADRYLVHPVLGPYPAELRFVYPFGQTEAAEEQRIWGPAEVRKKLKSMGYSKVTVEGERTAGRKRPKSRPSRRGASPSPPSASARSR
- a CDS encoding proteasome assembly chaperone family protein, which produces MALKVVPQGTKLDGTSLIAGFHGIGATGYWTVKFLITELKAQRKCFIDYEHAPAVASQAEGRIATPYEIYSAGALSLLKAEVSPVREKENEFYHQLAEWVVTSGVKEVALVGGLDESLRSDDSRYKIAMTGAMAGAAGFQGEPVFEEDRMIVGPVASLLNAFEMNSFPAFAVLAYSNTERVDPRAAASAVEFLSRRYGFAANTEPLIKGAEVIESELKLMEEKEKRPAGSVYS
- a CDS encoding MBL fold metallo-hydrolase yields the protein MEVKVLGAARQVGRSAFLVSHKDTKILLDYGAMTTKVPGFPMHVPPKGIKGIVLSHAHLDHSGAAPLHFLGGDMKLHATPVTSELSNLLIQDFIKISGQYLPFEFLDLMAMNSNTVNHGYLEPFQVGDFNVQFYDAGHIPGSAVVAVEAGNKRLIYTGDINGEETNLLAGSWKNLGEADMVITESTYATADHPGRKKAEAEFVDFANAVVERGGILLVPAFSVGRAQEVAMTLVRSGFKHPIAMDGMALKVNGILLRYQEFLRDPAALRKTLETIQEATSWSQRRGLVRRPGVIVSPAGMLVGGASIFYNEHLSMDEKNAIAIVSFQVPGTPGRTLIEKGLTIYRGKPTKVKAEVRRFDFSSHSGRSSLLSDLKGVGGSPKFLTVHGEEESCLALAKELHDGFGAEATAAMPGQEFTV